In Sphingopyxis sp. FD7, a single window of DNA contains:
- a CDS encoding GIY-YIG nuclease family protein, whose translation MAELSDLELLAELGVDMTPEVQRTLTPLQERIVAGFEEIQRFVAVHGRLPRHGEDRDIFERLYAVRLDQLRNMPEARELLTPLDADGILDGATTAAAPAALDDEALLAELGIVGGSDADITRLRHVSSRADKRAAEEIANREPCVDFDNFRNLFERVQADLKAGARQAKVLEQTEVTLAEIQPGNFFIVGGQLAYIAASTEDFVTQYERKDRRVRVIYDNGTEATVLSRSFQKALYRDDTARRITEVSAGPLFGDVAEPDDLASGTIYVLRSKSAHPYVEQHRELIHKIGVTGQPVVSRIANARNDPTFLLADVEIIAQYKLYNINRSKLEGLIHRALAPARLDLSAGDRFGKSVQPREWFLIPFAAIDELVTRISDGTVTEYHYDRAQARFIRA comes from the coding sequence ATGGCTGAACTGAGCGATCTCGAACTGCTGGCGGAACTCGGCGTCGACATGACGCCCGAGGTTCAGCGCACGCTGACGCCGCTGCAGGAGCGGATTGTTGCGGGATTCGAGGAGATCCAGCGGTTTGTTGCGGTACATGGCCGGTTGCCCAGGCATGGCGAGGATCGCGACATTTTCGAGCGGCTTTATGCCGTTCGCCTGGACCAGCTTCGCAACATGCCGGAAGCACGTGAATTGCTGACGCCGCTCGACGCGGATGGCATCCTTGATGGCGCGACCACCGCAGCCGCTCCGGCGGCGCTCGATGATGAGGCATTGCTCGCCGAACTTGGTATCGTTGGCGGGTCTGATGCCGACATCACCCGGCTTCGGCACGTCTCGTCACGCGCCGACAAGCGCGCTGCCGAGGAAATCGCAAATCGCGAGCCATGTGTCGATTTCGACAACTTCAGGAACCTGTTTGAGCGGGTCCAGGCCGACCTCAAGGCGGGTGCGCGGCAGGCCAAGGTGCTCGAGCAAACTGAAGTCACCCTCGCGGAAATCCAGCCCGGCAACTTCTTCATCGTCGGCGGGCAGCTCGCCTATATCGCCGCCTCAACCGAAGACTTTGTCACGCAATACGAGCGCAAGGATCGCCGTGTCCGGGTCATCTACGACAACGGAACCGAAGCGACCGTCCTGTCGCGGTCGTTCCAGAAGGCGCTTTATCGGGACGATACGGCCCGCAGGATAACCGAGGTCAGCGCTGGTCCGCTGTTTGGAGATGTGGCCGAGCCTGATGATCTGGCCAGCGGCACGATCTATGTCCTGCGTAGCAAGTCCGCTCATCCGTATGTGGAGCAGCACCGGGAGTTGATCCACAAGATCGGGGTTACCGGTCAACCGGTTGTCAGCCGGATCGCCAATGCCCGCAACGATCCGACGTTTCTCCTCGCCGACGTCGAGATCATTGCCCAATACAAGCTCTACAACATCAACCGTAGCAAGCTCGAAGGCCTGATCCATCGCGCGCTCGCGCCAGCCCGGTTGGACCTCTCGGCCGGAGACCGGTTCGGCAAGTCCGTCCAGCCGCGTGAATGGTTCCTGATCCCGTTCGCGGCTATCGATGAACTGGTCACCCGTATCAGCGACGGAACGGTGACCGAATATCATTATGACAGGGCCCAGGCGCGCTTCATTCGAGCCTGA
- a CDS encoding DEAD/DEAH box helicase, translating into MANGDIIPTVTFRPAGTGATAKANELGMRPMQARAYDKRGEQYLLIKSPPASGKSRALMFIALDKLTNQGVRKAIVCVPERSIGASFASEPLSKHGFWADWVVAPQWNLCNTPGADDPKVAKSKVKALGEFLAGDERVLVCTHATFRFAFDELGVEAFDDTVIAIDEFHHVSADAGNRLGAQLAQLIGRDKAHIVAMTGSYFRGDAIPVLAPEDEAKFETVTYTYYEQLNGYEHLKVLDIGYSFYMGRYTDKISALLDPTVKTIVHIPSVNSRESLKDKHREAEDIMNHLGDWHGVDPETGFHLVHTAAGSVIKVADLVDDDAAKRDKVVASLKSPEARTNREFVDIIIALGMAKEGFDWIWCEHALTVGYRSSLTEIIQIIGRATRDAPGKTRARFTNLIAEPAADDPLVVDAINDYLKAIAASLLMEQVLAPRFEFTPKDAGPKEGFDYGEEGYKPGEANVGVNAQGQMHFEIKGLKLPTSIEATRICREDLNEVIASFVQDKSVLERGMFDPDVVPEELTQLKMGKIIREKYPELSTEDQEAVRQHAIAAMNVTQQAKAMMGGDVVDGEIKANTAFIDGVRKFALSVTDLDIDMIDRVNPFSATYAVLAKSMDEKTLLQVQAVINAKKDKLTYEDARALAERALEFKRERGRLPSLTSQDAWERKMAEGIAFLQRHAAKAGTDG; encoded by the coding sequence ATGGCAAACGGCGATATCATCCCCACGGTCACCTTCCGCCCCGCCGGCACCGGTGCGACCGCCAAGGCAAACGAGCTCGGCATGCGGCCAATGCAGGCCCGCGCCTATGACAAGCGTGGTGAGCAGTACCTGCTCATCAAGTCGCCGCCAGCTTCGGGCAAGTCGCGCGCGCTCATGTTCATCGCGCTCGACAAGCTGACCAACCAGGGCGTCAGGAAGGCGATCGTCTGCGTTCCGGAGCGTTCGATCGGTGCAAGCTTTGCCAGTGAACCGCTGAGCAAGCATGGCTTCTGGGCGGACTGGGTAGTCGCCCCCCAGTGGAACCTGTGCAACACGCCGGGTGCCGACGACCCCAAGGTGGCAAAATCCAAGGTCAAGGCCCTGGGTGAGTTCCTGGCAGGCGATGAGAGAGTGCTGGTCTGCACTCACGCCACCTTCCGTTTCGCCTTTGACGAGTTAGGGGTGGAGGCATTCGACGACACAGTCATCGCCATTGACGAGTTTCACCATGTTTCGGCGGATGCTGGCAACCGGCTTGGCGCCCAGCTTGCCCAGCTGATCGGACGCGACAAGGCGCACATCGTCGCCATGACCGGCAGTTATTTCCGGGGCGATGCCATCCCGGTGCTGGCGCCAGAGGACGAAGCAAAATTCGAGACCGTCACCTACACCTACTACGAGCAGCTCAACGGCTACGAGCATCTGAAGGTGCTCGACATCGGCTACAGTTTCTACATGGGCCGCTACACGGACAAGATCTCGGCGCTTCTCGACCCCACGGTGAAAACCATTGTTCACATCCCCTCGGTCAATTCGCGGGAGAGCCTCAAGGACAAGCACCGCGAGGCCGAGGACATCATGAACCATCTCGGCGATTGGCATGGTGTCGATCCCGAGACTGGCTTTCACCTGGTTCACACAGCAGCGGGCAGCGTCATCAAGGTCGCCGACCTTGTCGACGACGATGCGGCCAAGCGCGACAAGGTGGTGGCATCGCTGAAATCACCCGAGGCCCGGACCAACCGCGAATTTGTCGACATCATCATCGCGCTCGGCATGGCCAAGGAAGGGTTTGACTGGATCTGGTGCGAGCATGCGCTGACCGTCGGCTATCGTTCGAGCCTGACCGAGATCATCCAGATCATCGGGCGCGCCACCCGCGATGCGCCGGGCAAGACGCGGGCTCGTTTCACCAATCTGATCGCGGAACCGGCCGCTGACGATCCGCTCGTCGTAGATGCGATCAATGATTACCTGAAAGCCATCGCGGCCAGCCTGCTGATGGAGCAGGTGCTGGCGCCGCGCTTTGAGTTCACGCCCAAGGACGCCGGACCGAAGGAGGGCTTCGACTATGGCGAGGAGGGCTACAAGCCGGGCGAAGCCAATGTCGGCGTCAACGCCCAGGGCCAGATGCACTTCGAGATCAAGGGCCTGAAGCTGCCGACCAGCATCGAGGCTACGCGCATCTGCCGCGAGGACCTCAACGAGGTGATCGCGAGCTTCGTGCAGGACAAGTCGGTGTTGGAACGCGGCATGTTCGATCCTGACGTGGTGCCGGAAGAACTAACCCAGCTGAAGATGGGCAAGATCATCCGTGAGAAGTATCCCGAACTCAGCACCGAGGATCAGGAAGCGGTACGCCAGCACGCGATTGCAGCGATGAACGTCACCCAGCAGGCCAAGGCGATGATGGGCGGAGACGTAGTTGACGGCGAGATCAAGGCGAACACCGCCTTCATCGACGGGGTCCGCAAATTCGCGCTCAGCGTTACCGATCTCGACATCGACATGATCGACCGGGTCAATCCCTTCAGCGCTACCTATGCCGTGCTGGCCAAGTCGATGGACGAGAAGACCCTGTTGCAGGTGCAGGCGGTGATTAACGCCAAGAAGGACAAGCTCACCTACGAGGACGCCCGGGCGCTGGCGGAGCGGGCGCTGGAGTTCAAGCGAGAGCGTGGGCGGCTGCCCTCGCTGACCTCGCAGGACGCCTGGGAGCGCAAGATGGCCGAGGGGATCGCCTTTCTCCAGCGCCATGCCGCAAAGGCCGGCACCGATGGCTGA
- the trbB gene encoding P-type conjugative transfer ATPase TrbB: MSVTPIRKEASSRGARMLRTALGPDIAAWLEDASVIEVMLNPDGRLWVDRLGAGIADTGSGMSAADGERIIRLVAHHVGAEVHGRAPRVSAELPETGERFEGLLPPVVAAPSFAIRKPAVAVFTLADYVAAGIMDQWQADALAAAVAAKKNILVAGGTSTGKTTLTNALLAEVARTDDRVVLIEDTRELQCDAPNLVSLRTKDGVATLSDLVRSALRLRPDRIPIGEVRGAEALDLLKAWGTGHPGGVGTIHAGSALGTLRRMEQLIQESVVTVPRALIAETIDVIAVLVRDGTGRRLSELARITGLDAHGDYQILPITPQPQGDIP; this comes from the coding sequence ATGAGCGTCACCCCGATCCGGAAAGAAGCATCGTCACGTGGCGCGCGCATGCTTCGCACCGCGCTCGGACCGGATATCGCGGCTTGGCTTGAGGACGCCTCGGTGATCGAGGTCATGCTCAATCCCGACGGGCGCCTTTGGGTCGACCGACTTGGAGCCGGGATCGCCGATACGGGAAGCGGGATGTCCGCTGCCGATGGCGAGCGGATCATCCGGCTTGTCGCGCACCATGTCGGGGCCGAGGTTCATGGGCGCGCGCCGCGCGTTTCGGCGGAGCTGCCCGAGACGGGGGAGCGGTTCGAGGGGCTGTTGCCTCCGGTCGTGGCGGCACCAAGTTTCGCGATCCGCAAGCCCGCCGTCGCTGTGTTCACCCTTGCCGACTACGTCGCCGCCGGGATCATGGACCAGTGGCAGGCCGATGCGCTCGCTGCGGCGGTCGCCGCCAAGAAGAACATCCTGGTCGCCGGCGGCACTTCGACCGGCAAGACGACGCTCACCAACGCCCTGCTCGCCGAAGTCGCGAGGACAGACGACCGGGTGGTCCTGATAGAGGACACCCGCGAGCTGCAATGCGACGCGCCCAACCTCGTCTCACTGCGCACCAAGGACGGCGTAGCAACGCTCTCCGACCTGGTGCGCTCCGCGCTCCGGCTGCGGCCAGACCGCATCCCCATCGGCGAGGTGCGCGGCGCGGAAGCTCTCGACCTCTTGAAGGCATGGGGCACCGGTCATCCCGGCGGGGTCGGCACGATCCATGCCGGATCGGCACTCGGCACGCTGAGGCGCATGGAACAACTGATCCAGGAAAGCGTGGTCACCGTGCCGCGCGCGCTGATCGCCGAGACGATCGATGTGATTGCCGTGCTGGTCCGCGACGGCACCGGGCGTCGGCTCTCGGAACTCGCACGGATCACCGGGCTCGATGCCCACGGTGACTACCAGATCCTTCCCATCACCCCCCAGCCTCAAGGAGACATTCCGTGA